In a genomic window of Infirmifilum sp. NZ:
- a CDS encoding UDP-2,3-diacylglucosamine diphosphatase, with the protein MKVSRVDSAVGSILEVELQDGEEAVVVSDTHLGLRFRGRSLSRYEDFAEFLAKYCRDEKVSLVVLLGDIFEFWNASVGDIVRSAYDPVKELAKADKTIVYVAGNHDRIIANLRLESRRGRGDLYVVPDFFILKVGGRRFLLLHGHQLDTLFLRVKSLWKLQSYIYVLSESLFYLPGPLEWVFAGLSTLILLLILATFGVSSLSGELLLGLAAFFLLSPMIILSWRKLQDKVWYGLIQGLAARVFRSRLRGKSLSNIAVSKPLHALLDMLESVPEIGRVDGVILGHTHVPELLVENSRIFANSGSWVENGVNDCCTFVRLSSRLIELGKWEGGVAKTLRTAELPAEQL; encoded by the coding sequence ATGAAGGTCAGCAGAGTTGACAGCGCTGTCGGAAGCATCCTTGAAGTCGAGCTGCAAGACGGCGAGGAGGCAGTAGTGGTTTCCGACACGCACCTCGGGCTGAGGTTTCGCGGTCGAAGCCTGTCGAGGTACGAGGACTTCGCGGAGTTCCTGGCTAAGTACTGCCGCGACGAGAAGGTTAGCCTAGTAGTGCTACTGGGAGACATCTTCGAGTTCTGGAACGCCAGCGTGGGAGACATAGTTAGGAGCGCCTACGACCCGGTCAAGGAGCTCGCTAAAGCCGACAAGACGATAGTTTACGTCGCGGGAAACCACGACAGGATCATCGCGAACCTCCGCCTCGAAAGCAGGAGGGGGAGAGGAGACCTCTACGTGGTGCCCGACTTCTTTATCCTGAAGGTCGGCGGCAGGAGGTTCCTCCTCCTGCACGGGCACCAGCTGGACACCCTGTTCTTAAGGGTTAAGAGCCTCTGGAAGCTGCAAAGCTACATATACGTACTCTCCGAGTCCCTGTTCTACCTTCCAGGCCCGCTCGAGTGGGTTTTCGCCGGCCTGTCCACGCTCATCCTCCTACTTATACTCGCAACCTTCGGGGTCTCGAGCCTCAGCGGCGAGCTACTCCTCGGCTTGGCGGCTTTCTTCCTCCTCTCCCCGATGATAATCCTCTCGTGGCGCAAGCTACAGGATAAAGTGTGGTACGGCCTCATCCAAGGCCTCGCAGCCAGGGTTTTCAGGAGCAGGCTCCGGGGAAAAAGCCTCAGCAACATCGCGGTCAGCAAGCCGCTACACGCGCTCCTAGACATGCTCGAGAGTGTCCCCGAGATCGGGAGGGTTGACGGGGTCATTCTCGGCCACACTCACGTCCCGGAGCTTCTAGTCGAGAACAGCCGCATCTTCGCGAACTCGGGCTCCTGGGTTGAGAACGGCGTGAACGACTGCTGCACCTTCGTAAGGTTGTCCAGCAGGCTTATCGAGCTTGGAAAGTGGGAAGGAGGCGTCGCGAAGACCCTCAGGACTGCTGAGCTACCAGCGGAACAACTTTAA